DNA sequence from the Streptomyces sp. MST-110588 genome:
TCGTGCGGTCGCGGCGGCGCGAACCGGCCGGCGCCGCGGGGCGGGGCCGCGTAGGGGATGTTCAGGAAAGCGGTGGTGTCGCCCTGGCGCAGGCCGCGGACGGCTCCCTGTGCGGTGGTCACGACGGGGTCGGGGTGGTGGCTCATGTCTGGTGTCTCTCCGCGGGCCTCAGGCCTGCTCGGTGTACGGGGCGAAGGGTGCCCAGCCCTTGATGGCGAACGCCTCTCCCTCGCGGACGACTTCGGCGGCGCCATGGCCGCCGAGGTGCGCGGGGAAGACGAGGGCGTTGGTGTCGGCCGCCGAGCCCAGGAGCTTGCGGCGGGTGGCGCGGGCTTCGGCGGGGTCCTCGCAGAAGCAACTGTTGGCGTCGGGCTCGTGGATCTGGAGCGGGCTGTGCACCAGGTCGCCGACGAAGAGGGCCCGGTCGGAGCCGGACTCCAGCCGCAGTACCGACGAACCCGGGGTGTGACCGGGTGCGAGGTCCAGGCTCAGGTTGCCGTCGATCCGGTGGCTGTCTTCCCACAGGTGGGTCAGGCCGGCCGCGTGCACGGGGGCGACGCTGTCCTCGAAGACGTTCTGGTTGCCTCGGCCGAGCAGGGTCTCGATCTCGTTGGCGGGGTTCCAGTAGTCGAAGTCCGCCTTGGCCATCAGGTAGGTGGCGTTGGGGAACGTCGGCACCCAGGTCCGGCCGTCGAGGCAGGTGTTCCAGCCGACGTGGTCGACGTGCAGGTGCGTGTTGACCACGATGTCGACGTCCTCGGGGCGGACCCCGGCGCGGGCGAGGCTGCCCAGGAAGCCGGTGTTCAGCCGGCTCCACACCGGCGCGTACGGGCGCTCCTTGTGGTTTCCGACGCCGGTGTCGACCAGAATGGTCTTGCCCTCGCTGCGCAGCACCCAGGTCTGGATCGCGGAGTTCACGATGTTGGTCTCGGCGTCCAGGAAGTCCGGGACCAGCCAGGAACGGTGGGTCTCCCACGCCTCCGCCGGGCTCTGCGGGATGAACGCCTCGGGCGTCAGGTCGACAGGACCGTAGTACTCCCGGACACGGGTCACGGTGACGTCGCCCAGGGTGATGGTGTCCACGATTCTCTCCAGTTCGATCGGTTCCGCGTGCTCGGGCCGCGGGCGCGGGCGAGACACGGATGGGCATCTGCTCATGACGGGTACGGGGTGCGCGCCCCTGCGGGGGCCGTGCACCGGTGGAAGCAGGGCCGTACCGTGCGCGTCCGTTCGTGGACGGCCCTGCTCGGCCATCGTGCGTTGCTCCGGGCGTGCCGCGGTATGCGTCACGTGACTGCACCTGGGCACAGCAGTCCTTGCGCTGATCCGGACGCGGCGCGGCGCGAGAACCGCAGGAGCCGTGCGTCGGCCGCCTCGGTGACCCCGGTGGCGTACGCGGCGCCGTTCTCCTGCGGATGGCCCCCGGACACGTTGGCCAGGCTCCGTGCGTGGTCGGCCCCGGCTTCCGGCGGTTCCAGCAGGCGGCGGGCGCGATCACGAGTGACAGCAGGCGGCGGGTGCGATCACGACGGCCGCGCTGAGGAATGAGCGGTTTGAGCGGGTGGGGGAGCGGCGGACGTGCCCTGCGGAAGGACTCCGGTGCCTGGTCGAGATCAAAGGCCGTGCGTATCAGTGGAAAATACTGAGATGGCTCAAGGGAACCAGCGCTCGACACGTGATCGCGGTCTGCCGGTGGTGGGCCGGGAAACCGAGACCGCGGACATCATGCGGCGGGTCGCTTCCGGCCGGTCCCGCAGCGAGGTGTTGATCCTGGCGGGTGACCCCGGTGTCGGCAAGAGCGTGCTGCTCGATCTCGTGACCGACCGCGCGCGGCGCGAAGGGGGCCGGGTCCTGCGCGCGGTCGGCAGCGAGTCCGAGGCACACCTGGGATTCGCGGGGCTCCATCAGATGCTTCGCCCCGTGCTCGACGGACTGGAGCGCCTGCCGCCGCGGCAGCGCACCGCGCTCCGGGCCGTCCTGGGCCTGGACGACTGCCCCGAGGCCCCTGACGGCATGCTCGTCGCTCTGGCGGTTCTCACCTTGGTGTCGGATCTGGCCGAACCGGCGCCGCTGCTCATGGTGGTCGACGACGCCCAGTGGATCGACCGTGCGTCGCTGGACGTGCTCTCCTTCGTGGCCCGACGCATGGACAGCGAACCCGTCACGCTGCTGGTGGGGGTGCGGGCCGCGGCCACGCTGCCCGGGCTCGACAAGGGCTACGAGCGCCTGGAGATCGGTCCGCTCAGCGCCGAGGCGGCGGCCCGGCTGCTCGACCGGCAGCCGACGCCGCCCACCGGGCGCACTCGTGTACGGATCCTGCGGGAGGCGGCCGGCAACCCGTTGGCCCTCGTCGAACTCGCCCGCGCCGCCGCGACCCGACGGCCCGATGGCAGCGGCACGGCGGGCCCGCTGCCCGTCACCGACCGGCTGGAGCGGATCTTCACTGGGCACGCGGAGTCCCTGCCGGAAGCGACCCGCCGTTCGCTCCTGCTCCTCGCAGCCGCCGACTCGATGGATGTGCCGACGGCCTCCCGGGAACTGCCCGAGGCCGGCGACAAGGCGTGGGTGCCCGCGGAACGGGCCGGTCTCATACGTCAGGACGGCCCCTGGATCTCCTTCCGCCACCCGCTCATCCGCTCTGCCGTCTACCACGCCGCGTCCTTCGGGGAACGCAGACAAGCACATCTCGCTCTCGCCGAGTTGCTGAGCGAGGAACCCGACCGCCGCGCCTGGCACCTCGCCGCCGCGAGTACCCGCCCCGCCGAAGACGTGTCGGCCGCCCTGCGGCAAACGGCCGACCGGGCCCGGCGCCGGGGCGGCTACGCAGCCGCGGCTGCGGCACTGGAGCGCGCCGCGGAGCTGAGCCCGCGCCGCGCGGACCAGGCGCGGCTGCTGACCGAGGCCGCCGTCACGGCCGTCTTCACAGGTCAGCTCGGCTGGGTGGAACACCTGGCCGCCGAGGTCCGTGAGCGCAGCGACGACCCGGACCTGATCAGCAGGGCCTCGCTGGCCGTCGGGCAACTCATGAGCTTGCGCCGGCACCACACGGCGGCCTTCGCCCTGCTGGTCCGCCTCGCCGGCGAGGCGGCGGCGGCCCGGTCGCCCCGCGTGCTGGACGCGCTCGCCGCAGCCGCGGTGGTCCGCTACTACTCGGGCGAGCAGTCTCAGCGACAGCAGATCGAGGACCTGCTCCCCGCCACGCCGGACTCCGCCGCCAGGGGCGCCCTGCACGCCTGGGTGCCGGTAGTCTCCGACCCCAACGGCGCGGGAGCCTCCCTCGTCCCGGAGCTGCCCCGGCTCATCACCGAGGCCAGGGACGACGCCACCGGTCTGACCGCGCTCGCGATCGTGGCCTGGCTCCTGGACCAGACCACTCTCGCCGCCAGGACCTTCGACGAGGCGTTCGGCCGATGGCAGACCCATGGTCCTGTGCCGGCCGGACTGGGATGCGCGGCCGGCTGGACCTACCTGGAGCAGGGCCGGTGGGCCGACGCCCGCTCGGTGGCCGCCGAGTTCTCGACGGTGGCGTCGACGGCCGGACTGGACCACGCCGAGGCGTGTGCCAAGGCGCTCGACGCGACCGTGCTCGCGCTGCTCGGCCGGCCGGCCGACGCCCGCCGGGCCGCCGGGCGGGCGCTGGCCCTCGTCGACCCGCTGGAAAGCCGCTCCGTCGCGGTCTTCGCACGTCGGGCTCTGGGCCTGGCGGCCGTGGCCGAGGGCGACTACGACACCGCGTACGCGCAGTTCCGCTCCGCCTTCACCGACGACGGCGATCCGGTGCACTACCACGTCTCCTACACCGTCCTGGCCGAACTCGCTGCGGCGGCCGTCCGCCGAGGGCGACAGCAGGACGCCGCCGAGCTGGTGGAACGGTCGGCGCGGCACCTGGGCAGGGGAATGTCGGCACGGATCACCGCACTGGTCGACCGAGCCCGCGCCCTGCTCGCCGAACCGGAGCACGCGGAACCGTACTTCCAGGCGGCGTTGGCCGACGACGCGGGCGAGCAACGGCCGTTCGAACGGGCGCAGACACAGTTGGACTACGGTGAGTGGCTCAGGAGGCAACGTCGTATCGCAGCCGCCCGCCCCCTGCTGACCACGGCACTCGACACCTTCCAGCGGCTCGGCGCACGGCCCTGGGCCGAGCGGGCGAAGGCGGAACTGCGGGCCGCGGGCGTCGAGGCCGCCGGTAGCGTGGTGCCCAGTGCCTTCACCGAACTGAGTTCCCAGCAACAACAGATCGTCCAGCTTGCCGCCCGCGGCCTGACGAACCGTGAGATCGGAGAGAAGCTCTTCCTCTCACCCCGCACGGTCGGCTCCCACCTCTA
Encoded proteins:
- a CDS encoding MBL fold metallo-hydrolase, coding for MDTITLGDVTVTRVREYYGPVDLTPEAFIPQSPAEAWETHRSWLVPDFLDAETNIVNSAIQTWVLRSEGKTILVDTGVGNHKERPYAPVWSRLNTGFLGSLARAGVRPEDVDIVVNTHLHVDHVGWNTCLDGRTWVPTFPNATYLMAKADFDYWNPANEIETLLGRGNQNVFEDSVAPVHAAGLTHLWEDSHRIDGNLSLDLAPGHTPGSSVLRLESGSDRALFVGDLVHSPLQIHEPDANSCFCEDPAEARATRRKLLGSAADTNALVFPAHLGGHGAAEVVREGEAFAIKGWAPFAPYTEQA
- a CDS encoding LuxR family transcriptional regulator, with the translated sequence MAQGNQRSTRDRGLPVVGRETETADIMRRVASGRSRSEVLILAGDPGVGKSVLLDLVTDRARREGGRVLRAVGSESEAHLGFAGLHQMLRPVLDGLERLPPRQRTALRAVLGLDDCPEAPDGMLVALAVLTLVSDLAEPAPLLMVVDDAQWIDRASLDVLSFVARRMDSEPVTLLVGVRAAATLPGLDKGYERLEIGPLSAEAAARLLDRQPTPPTGRTRVRILREAAGNPLALVELARAAATRRPDGSGTAGPLPVTDRLERIFTGHAESLPEATRRSLLLLAAADSMDVPTASRELPEAGDKAWVPAERAGLIRQDGPWISFRHPLIRSAVYHAASFGERRQAHLALAELLSEEPDRRAWHLAAASTRPAEDVSAALRQTADRARRRGGYAAAAAALERAAELSPRRADQARLLTEAAVTAVFTGQLGWVEHLAAEVRERSDDPDLISRASLAVGQLMSLRRHHTAAFALLVRLAGEAAAARSPRVLDALAAAAVVRYYSGEQSQRQQIEDLLPATPDSAARGALHAWVPVVSDPNGAGASLVPELPRLITEARDDATGLTALAIVAWLLDQTTLAARTFDEAFGRWQTHGPVPAGLGCAAGWTYLEQGRWADARSVAAEFSTVASTAGLDHAEACAKALDATVLALLGRPADARRAAGRALALVDPLESRSVAVFARRALGLAAVAEGDYDTAYAQFRSAFTDDGDPVHYHVSYTVLAELAAAAVRRGRQQDAAELVERSARHLGRGMSARITALVDRARALLAEPEHAEPYFQAALADDAGEQRPFERAQTQLDYGEWLRRQRRIAAARPLLTTALDTFQRLGARPWAERAKAELRAAGVEAAGSVVPSAFTELSSQQQQIVQLAARGLTNREIGEKLFLSPRTVGSHLYRVFPKLGIIARSQLRDVVEGTLPGTGDQI